The proteins below are encoded in one region of Styela clava chromosome 4, kaStyClav1.hap1.2, whole genome shotgun sequence:
- the LOC120326329 gene encoding uncharacterized protein LOC120326329, with protein MAESSESTSDIISLPVTEAKEVEIDTSQNNRLIPGRSKAADAVCLESGCGFRCSRIPGLRKHLQTVHGFAQPKSTFRFRLEEDFFEWLSRIEDKNHCSYMRRRGWQTNKNESKTTSYYCHRGGLYISSASKKQTKQQGTCKTGVECTSSLKVTSWPMHNNLIEVEAYLEHYGHSFELGHTRIHWRDRKEIELKLKSGMSRHKILDEIRGSLDQSTGLSRVHLVSLQDIYNIEKKCGIRASRGRYCSESGITAQAWIEGMQHSEDNPVLLIKYQQESATEKYSNLREDDFLLILQTPLQSKMLQKHGPRQFMCVDATNGSPSAADVNVKDNHAFQLFALEVLIPDENHNKESYPVAWCVSNRKDGEVLRIFFECIKENLHGFTLTPGYLFVPPVGVSGGHDWFQIWCSTFGAGPRKLLSSWHVLDEWKSVLQSKCAATFHLDSERSRVITNFETVLRETSGYHFIKLINECLADLKSNYMTEPLASYFESNYMSQAELWASAYRTDAANSADSILDIFHSRFSKHIYHEALKRKQLDILVKTLMKYTRDNVLMKLRNLHKGKNEFHHRTVTGVIHNESMALSLGSVSAVKGKTNQWTVTAFTHSVDEQISQIKKVSVNLTVTIKTERCCTARLRCSLRCSDCSACSHQMTCSCNIDNEEEIKTSAQPMCVHMHQVCRYLIKEHNESVNDFITPPLLLRSQPVEALPLTVLTKPIVQPCVKPESDSVTDIIITMENYDDAISGSLEEDNKSNDKETQQDSEIINKQVNEQPKCLGSASTKLLTLSVLRDRDESEGPCKKIMDINNARKVIKLESNSKTYIVPSKFITKIINK; from the coding sequence ATGGCCGAATCATCTGAATCCACCTCCGATATCATATCATTGCCTGTAACTGAGGCGAAAGAAGTTGAGATTGATACAAGTCAGAATAATCGACTTATCCCTGGCCGATCGAAAGCTGCCGATGCGGTTTGTCTGGAGTCCGGTTGCGGATTCAGATGTTCTCGTATACCTGGGCTGCGAAAACATCTTCAAACAGTGCATGGATTTGCTCAACCGAAAAGTACTTTTCGATTTCGTCTAGAAGAAGATTTCTTTGAATGGTTGAGTAGaattgaagataaaaatcatTGTTCGTACATGAGAAGACGAGGTtggcaaacaaacaaaaatgaaagcaaAACAACTAGTTATTATTGTCATCGGGGTGGGTTGTACATCAGCTCTGCATCAAAGAAACAAACCAAACAACAAGGTACCTGCAAGACTGGCGTTGAATGTACGTCTTCATTAAAAGTGACATCGTGGCCGATGCACAATAATCTCATAGAAGTTGAAGCTTATTTAGAACATTATGGACATAGTTTTGAACTTGGACATACACGAATACATTGGAGGGATCGcaaagaaattgaattaaagTTAAAAAGTGGAATGAGCCGCCATAAAATTCTTGACGAAATTAGAGGAAGTTTGGACCAAAGTACAGGGTTAAGTAGAGTTCATCTCGTTTCGTTACAAGATATTTACAACATTGAGAAAAAATGTGGCATCAGGGCCAGTCGTGGTCGCTATTGTAGTGAATCTGGCATCACAGCTCAAGCATGGATAGAAGGAATGCAACATAGTGAGGATAACCCCGTGTTGTTAATCAAGTACCAGCAGGAATCCGCAACAGAGAAATATTCCAATTTAAGAGAAGATgattttttacttattttgcAAACTCCTCttcaatcaaaaatgttgcaaaaaCATGGTCCTAGGCAATTTATGTGTGTTGATGCTACAAATGGAAGTCCATCTGCTGCAGATGTGAATGTGAAAGATAATCATGCTTTTCAGCTTTTTGCATTAGAGGTTCTCATACCGGATGAGAATCACAATAAAGAATCATATCCAGTTGCTTGGTGTGTATCCAACAGAAAAGATGGAGAAgttttgagaatattttttgaatgcatAAAAGAAAATTTACATGGATTTACTTTAACGCCTGGTTATCTGTTCGTACCTCCTGTTGGTGTCTCGGGCGGTCATGACTGGTTTCAAATTTGGTGTTCTACGTTCGGTGCTGGACCGAGGAAGCTCCTATCGAGCTGGCATGTGTTAGATGAATGGAAGTCGGTTTTACAAAGTAAATGCGCTGCTACATTTCACTTAGATTCAGAAAGGAGTAGAGTGATTACTAACTTTGAAACCGTGCTAAGAGAAACATCCGGATACCACTTTATTAAACTAATTAATGAATGTTTGGCagatttaaaatcaaattatatGACAGAACCGTTAGCgtcatattttgaatcaaactaTATGTCTCAAGCTGAATTATGGGCTTCAGCCTACAGAACAGACGCAGCTAATTCAGCAGACTCGATTCTTGATATATTTCATTCACGATTTTCGAAGCATATTTATCATGAAGCGCTAAAAAGAAAACAATTGGATATTCTAGTAAAGACATTGATGAAATATACAAGAGATAATGTATTAATGAAACTACGAAATTTACACAAAGGgaaaaatgaatttcatcatAGAACAGTAACAGGAGTAATACACAACGAAAGCATGGCTCTGTCTTTGGGTTCTGTATCTGCTGTGAAAGGAAAAACTAACCAATGGACTGTAACAGCCTTCACTCATTCTGTAGATGAACAAATTTCTCAGATTAAAAAAGTTTCTGTGAATCTTACAGTTACTATAAAAACAGAGCGCTGCTGCACAGCGAGATTGCGATGTTCGTTGAGATGCAGTGACTGCTCTGCCTGTTCCCATCAAATGACATGTTCGTGTAATATTGACAATGAAGAGGAGATTAAAACCAGTGCACAACCAATGTGTGTCCATATGCACCAAGTTTGTCGCTATCTTATCAAAGAACATAATGAAAGTGTTAACGATTTTATAACACCACCATTACTACTGAGATCACAGCCTGTTGAAGCTCTGCCTCTGACAGTTCTAACTAAACCAATTGTGCAACCATGCGTGAAGCCAGAATCAGATTCTGTCACTGATATTATTATAACCATGGAGAATTATGATGATGCCATTTCAGGCAGTCTGGAAGAAGATAATAAATCAAATGATAAAGAAACACAGCAGGATTCAGAAATCATAAATAAACAAGTTAATGAACAACCCAAGTGTCTTGGATCTGCCAGCACAAAGCTATTGACACTATCAGTTCTCCGAGACCGTGACGAATCGGAAGGTCCTTGCAAAAAAATAATGGATATTAATAATGCAAGGAAGGTTATTAAATTGGAATCAAACTCTAAGACTTATATTGTGCCTTCAAAgtttataacaaaaataataaataaataa
- the LOC120326362 gene encoding protein DGCR6-like, whose amino-acid sequence MDGQVRHYELLEKLQQLVKSLDFKTQQRLPYDLLANLASTLRDSAIFTIVDDLEEIQHLTEKNLYTQRQKILEEHKTLIKNLKKKHEDDLRTCKRHNLAILQKEHEKQLIELEKRLKTELTQFDNKILTQIDQKVVVQQATLKSAGVPGFFVTNDDQEIKLQMTLLHLIKLVRTSE is encoded by the coding sequence ATGGATGGTCAAGTGAGACATTATGAACTGCTCGAAAAGCTTCAACAGTTAGTAAAAAGCCTGGACTTTAAGACCCAGCAGCGTCTTCCGTATGACCTCCTTGCTAATTTAGCATCAACGTTACGAGATAGTGCAATTTTCACGATCGTTGATGATTTGGAAGAAATTCAGCAtttaacagaaaaaaatttgtatacacAAAGACAAAAAATATTAGAGGAGCATAAGACTttgatcaaaaatttgaaaaagaaacatGAAGATGATTTACGGACTTGCAAACGTCATAATCTTGCCATTTTACAAAAAGAACATGAAAAGCAGTTAATTGAGTTggaaaaacgattaaaaacggaaCTAACAcaatttgataataaaattttgactcAAATTGATCAGAAAGTTGTTGTGCAGCAAGCAACTTTAAAAAGTGCTGGAGTTCCAGGATTCTTTGTTACGAATGATGATCAAGAAATAAAATTACAGATGACTCTTCTCCATTTGATAAAATTGGTGAGAACGTCTGAGTAA
- the LOC120326352 gene encoding kelch-like protein 2, translated as MSGKPDQSKTGISPAKLVSMYKCMNDLRLQNIFCDVTIKVKDKEIHAHGGVLCAHSHYFKDLLKKCNIRGEKVLVLEKLEPEIVRSCIDFMYTGEVELNDDNLDEITEAAHLFGLKEIEKMSAKIFIKDMDVYNGMAIRRVGRRYHWDDIVEQTERFLKSNCIKVLMTDVFVIYSKDELVWLLDNKQLSHPLEEMQIWASIIKWTEHHMDQREPYLFELLQKITLDNLSVAFMNDSIRREPMVMRSQECMKYLLQHLFARISNSSGPDAQLREKIMNEMNH; from the coding sequence atgtCTGGTAAACCGGATCAGTCCAAAACTGGCATCAGCCCTGCAAAACTTGTGTCAATGTACAAATGCATGAACGATTTGAGATTAcaaaacatattttgtgatgtcacaatcaaaGTTAAGGACAAAGAAATCCATGCTCATGGGGGAGTATTGTGCGCTCATTCTCACTATTTCAAAGATCTGctgaaaaaatgtaatattcgGGGTGAAAAAGTCCTCGTTCTTGAAAAGTTGGAACCAGAGATTGTGCGCAGCTGCATCGATTTCATGTATACGGGAGAGGTCGAGCTCAATGATGATAATTTAGATGAAATCACTGAAGCGGCACATCTTTTTGGGTTGAAGGAGATCGAAAAAATGTCtgcaaaaattttcatcaaagatatgGATGTATACAATGGAATGGCCATAAGACGAGTTGGCAGGCGATACCATTGGGATGATATTGTGGAACAGACGGAAAGGTTTTTGAAATCGAATTGCATTAAAGTACTCATGACGGatgtttttgtgatttattcAAAGGATGAATTGGTTTGGCTTTTGGACAATAAACAACTGAGTCACCCACTTGAGGAAATGCAAATTTGGGCTTCGATTATAAAGTGGACGGAACACCACATGGATCAGAGAGAACCATATTTATTTGAGCTCCTACAAAAAATAACTCTCGATAATCTGTCAGTAGCGTTTATGAATGACAGCATTCGTCGGGAACCGATGGTTATGCGATCCCAAGAATGCATGAAATATCTCTTGCAACATTTATTTGCCAGGATTTCTAACAGTTCCGGACCTGATGCTCAACTGAGAGaaaaaattatgaatgaaaTGAACCATTGA